A window of the Hordeum vulgare subsp. vulgare chromosome 5H, MorexV3_pseudomolecules_assembly, whole genome shotgun sequence genome harbors these coding sequences:
- the LOC123453040 gene encoding phosphatidylinositol/phosphatidylcholine transfer protein SFH3 has translation MANFTKNFQSSSKSDSEKKYQGTLVASPAKAISPKTIKHIVPKQLILSRESTAHVASFLVKVIALEVVRRISKAKCPFVWNSIQALQVLGYPPFRWIQRWAPLKFVVQGIQKLSTPLLFLSVTSTLGDLSSKSDEADDGPSIPTGAPDLPAEPHETASTSDTREAADGDGTKDIIVSENWLVLLFKELEKQGITLPERFSEDELRRFHMAANGDFSSLVSSIKKTIHWRETFHILTLQELEKWSHLVFWHGFDTTLRPCLVIRLGLACSTIAPRDRPRFGQAVVSQIDHGIIHLTNEEDPRITVLLDCHGISPFRFPMQMMRSFVNLVQENYPNRLGVLIVVRLPPVVRVIAHTFIQLLKPSTKQKLRFEGESYKKTLAEFLQIVPAFLGGKCNCSRCKKPRDSSLIQAGEGSRSRSLISAGSRSPVSDLDFDEELEELPSPYNCENAIRAAVIGLLMVWIFVAFLAGMNDPQQPIS, from the exons ATGGCGAATTTTACCAAAAACTTCCAGTCTTCAAGCAAATCTGACAGTGAAAAGAAATACCAGGGTACCCTGGTTGCTTCTCCAGCAAAGGCTATTTCACCAAAGACGATAAAGCATATCGTGCCAAAACAATTGATCTTAAGCAGGGAGTCAACAGCTCATGTGGCATCCTTTTTGGTGAAGGTTATTGCTCTTGAGGTAGTGAGGAGGATTTCTAAAGCAAAATGCCCTTTTGTATGGAATTCTATTCAAGCACTGCAAGTTCTTGGATATCCTCCATTTAGGTGGATTCAACGATGGGCACCACTCAAATTTGTCGTGCAAGGCATTCAG AAATTATCCACACCACTGTTGTTTCTATCTGTCACATCTACACTGGGTGATCTTTCTTCTAAGAGCGATGAAGCCGATGACGGACCCAGTATCCCTACAGGAGCCCCTGACCTTCCTGCTGAACCACATGAGACAGCGTCGACTTCTGATACAAG GGAGGCTGCTGATGGGGATGGCACAAAGGATATTATTGTTTCTGAGAATTGGCTGGTGCTACTTTTCAAGGAACTTGAAAAACAAGGAATCACTTTGCCTGAGAG GTTCAGTGAGGATGAACTACGCAGATTCCACATGGCAGCAAATGGTGACTTTTCAAGCTTGGTCTCTTCAATTAAGAAGACAATCCACTGGAGGGAAACTTTTCACATACTTACATTGCAAGAACTTGAGAAATGGTCCCATTTGGTCTTTTGGCATGGGTTTGACACTACGCTTCGTCCTTGCTTAGTAATCCGCCTTGGACTCGCGTGCTCTACTATAGCCCCTCGTGATAGACCTCGTTTTGGGCAAGCCGTAG TTTCTCAGATTGACCATGGTATTATACATTTGACCAACGAAGAAGATCCAAGAATTACTGTTTTGCTGGATTGCCATGGGATTTCTCCATTCAGATTTCCGATGCAAATGATGAGGTCATTTGTCAACTTGGTTCAAGAAAACTACCCAAATCGTCTTGGAGTATTAATTGTTGTCCGTCTTCCTCCAGTTGTCAGAGTTATTGCGcatacttttattcaa CTCCTGAAACCATCCACAAAGCAGAAGCTGCGTTTCGAGGGGGAATCGTACAAGAAGACGTTAGCCGAGTTCTTACAGATCGTCCCAGCTTTCCTCGGCGGCAAATGCAACTGCTCTCGATGCAAGAAGCCTCGAGACAGTTCACTAATCCAGGCAGGGGaggggagcaggagcaggagccttATCAGCGCCGGCTCCAGATCACCAGTCTCGGACCTGGACTTCGACGAGGAACTGGAGGAGCTTCCATCCCCTTACAACTGCGAGAACGCGATAAGGGCCGCGGTGATCGGCCTGCTGATGGTGTGGATCTTTGTCGCCTTTCTCGCTGGGATGAATGACCCCCAGCAGCCCATTTCTTAG